DNA sequence from the Limisphaera ngatamarikiensis genome:
GGTTGCGGTTGGCCGGTGGGCCTGCTGCGGGGGTGCACTTTGTGACGTATGACGGCAACGGGAACGTGTGGAGCCTGGTGTCCGCGAGCACCGGTACCGAGACTGCGCGGTACGAGTATGGCCCGTTTGGGGAGCCTTTGCGGCTGACGGGCGCTGCGGCGGGTTCGAATCCATTCCGGTTCAGCACGAAGCGGACGGAGGACGGCACGGGCCTGGTGCTGTACGAATACCGGGCCTACAGTCCCACCCTGGGAAGGTGGTTGACCAGGGATCCACTGGAGGAGAGTGGCGGCGCCAACATTTATGCGGCGTTGATTAACAGCCCGATTGAGGATGTTGACGTGGAAGGCTTGGCGACACATGTGCGACGGCCTTCGACTCCTCCGCCGCGCCGCCCTCCAATGCCCAATCCCCCCGACATTGTGCGGCACGCGCTGGAATGCGCAGCAAAGTGTGCTGCGAAGACCGGCATGGAGAAGATAGGCGAAAAAATCAATTTCAAATTCCTTTGCGGAAAGTTGATGCGCATGTGTCAAGAACGGGAAGTTGAGGGAAAGGAAGGGCTGCCATCCTTCGAGGATCTCACCCAGGGGGAGGACCTGGCTCTTGGAAAAGAGCTCACAAAGAAGTTTGTCGGATGTGTAGTCAAATGCTTGGGCGGTCCCGGTTATACCATCAGTATGCAAGTTACCAACGGTGCGATACTCTGCGATT
Encoded proteins:
- a CDS encoding RHS repeat domain-containing protein; this translates as LRLAGGPAAGVHFVTYDGNGNVWSLVSASTGTETARYEYGPFGEPLRLTGAAAGSNPFRFSTKRTEDGTGLVLYEYRAYSPTLGRWLTRDPLEESGGANIYAALINSPIEDVDVEGLATHVRRPSTPPPRRPPMPNPPDIVRHALECAAKCAAKTGMEKIGEKINFKFLCGKLMRMCQEREVEGKEGLPSFEDLTQGEDLALGKELTKKFVGCVVKCLGGPGYTISMQVTNGAILCDYTQLQIRISFDYEATLDWAGAVHVVYTNHVGQACAPASPAFLNCCWRCRP